The following coding sequences are from one Myxococcales bacterium window:
- a CDS encoding DoxX family protein, whose product MLAFGRVLLSLIFVLGGVSKVVGFAATTELLRVEGVPTPALFLALAIVAELAGGLSLMTGSFARLGALVLVLYLIPVTLIMHDFWNLGGLERQMQLVNFLKNLSVMGGLLMVVGAGAGAPSVDNRVQGRIDGSPPIP is encoded by the coding sequence ATGCTGGCGTTCGGCCGCGTTCTCCTCTCGCTCATTTTCGTGCTCGGCGGTGTCAGCAAGGTCGTCGGGTTCGCCGCCACGACCGAGCTCTTGCGTGTTGAGGGAGTTCCCACGCCCGCACTTTTCCTGGCCCTGGCCATCGTGGCCGAGCTTGCCGGCGGGCTGTCCCTGATGACCGGTTCCTTTGCCCGGCTGGGCGCTTTGGTCCTCGTGCTCTATCTGATTCCCGTCACCTTGATCATGCACGACTTCTGGAACCTGGGAGGGCTCGAGCGCCAGATGCAGCTCGTGAACTTTCTCAAGAACCTGAGCGTGATGGGGGGCCTCCTGATGGTCGTCGGCGCCGGCGCCGGGGCGCCCTCGGTGGATAACCGGGTCCAAGGCCGCATCGACGGGAGCCCCCCGATTCCCTGA